The Hordeum vulgare subsp. vulgare chromosome 4H, MorexV3_pseudomolecules_assembly, whole genome shotgun sequence genomic interval TGTGTCATTTATGTGTCGTGTGTATGGTTTCGTTTCCTCATTCTCAAATTCCGGTGTTACGTAAACTACAGTTTTCTTGGGGCGTGCTACGCGTCCGCCAGCCGATCTTTTAAAAGATCGGCCCGGTCACGAGCCATCAGATCTCACGCCATCGAACGATCGAATGTCGCCCTTCCCATTGCAATAGAAGTAGTGATATAGAATTTTCTGAACCAAAGACCGTGTTGCAGAAACTTTTGTAACATAGGctatgttgcagatttttttgcCACAACATAATttaacaaaaataataataattcaacaagatccatatattacACAAGCATATGTGGCTCACATCCGTGCCCGTCGTTATTGCAACTGGACCCTTTTCCTGCAACTAAGACCTTGTTGCAATAAAACATTTTCCCTTTGGTTGCTGCGCAGGCCGATTCCGACGAGTATTGATGGTACGTGGCACGCTCCCGAGGTTGCCTTGCTCCACTCTTTCCTGTCCTCATGCCAGATCCGTCGATTACCACCTCCTGCAGTTATCCCCCAAGCTCTTTCCGTTGCAGATGCGGCCGTGGCGAGATGGGAAAACGATGGGTTCCGCGTCCCCCGACCTGTCTCGATGGTTCCCCTTCCAAGAGAAGTCCACCGAAGCGCCTTCACGTCGTCGCCGACTAGCACCAGTGGTGTgaggctcgccgtcagccccgcagaCCTTGCTAAGATGAACCCCAAACCCTCCTGGATGTCCCCACCTCTCGCCTGCACGTCATCTCGTCGGATCTGACATGATCCGGCTGGAATCCTCGTCGTCATCACCCTCCTAGCCGCACGAATATTCTCCCATGCCGTTCGCGGACATCCCCGCGTGCTGCCCGCGCACCATCCTCGTCGGATCCAGTGAGACTCCTCACCAACATCTCCCCCCAGCTGCACGAGTCTCCGCTCCTGCAAAAGTCCAGGCTAGTGGCAAATtctttttttttccgaaacaaaggcCCAGTTACAAAAAACGTATACACAGAGGGGATTTCTTATGAACGTCTAATCAAGAGTCAATCCAATGGATGTGGAGGTTGGCTGAAGCCCGCGAGCGATCGACCGGCCAAAGGTAAGTGTTTTCCATTTTGTTTCCcttttaaaacaaaacaaaggtaTGGAGCTTGGTTGGTACAAATGGAAAGAACCAAGCAAGCTATGAATGGACCTGATTAACCCATGCACTGAGGAGGACCACAACTTCGTATATGCCTCCACTACGATCATCATGGGCAATAGAGCCAAAACGCCTTTTCTGGGACTCGCCTTGGTTGCTTGGCCGCAAGCCAAAGGACATCGTGCCACTCATTTTCGAGGCCTCGAGGAAAAAGAACTGGAAGGTGCGAGAAGCTATCAAGGAGAATGTGTGGATGCTCAAGATCAGACGAGACACCGTCATCAGGGCCATCATGTACGCGAATTCTTTACACTCTGGATGCTCATCAACGGCTTCCACCTCGACGAGCACTCTGTGGATGACATTATCTGGAAGCACTCTATGAATGGTTTATATTTGGCGTCGACCGCGTACAAGACGCAGTTTCATGGATCGTCACTATCCCCCATGGATTCCATGGTCTGAAAGATGTGGGCACCACCGAAGGTCAAATTCTTCTCTTGGCTtgccttgcaagatcggatctagattGTCGACAGACTCGAGCGACGTGGATGGGTTAACTGCGGCCTTTGCCCCCTCTGCAAGCAGGTGCAGGAGTCAGACATCCATCTCTTCATCAAATGCCGCTTCACTACTAGGCTTTGGTAGATGCTCATACACATGTATGGCCTGACGCACATGGACACTGCTAGCTCGCACCTCAAAGAATCCTTACTTGCGTGGTGGGACAAACGTACTAATTAGAACATTCCGGAGCAACGAGCCATGGCCTCTTTTACCATGCTTGTGTCCTGGACAATTTAAGAATGACACGGTGTTCCGCCACAAAGCTACGCCTCCACCAATCTTGCTAATGTTTATTGTCGACGGGGCCATCCTTTGGGTCAatgcaggtgcaaaacagttaggTAAAACTGTAACGCGTGAATAGTTGTCACGTCGCGGATTGGCCTTGTGTAACACTGTAAGACTATATTCTCCCCTAATTTAATCGAGAAAGCAAATCTTTTGCCTCCGTTTCAATTTTTCTTTTTACTGCAACGCCGGCGTCACAGCCGAAACTGCACGTCTTCGTTAGATCACAACATGGGCTTGTGGCTTGTCGCACGCGATCGATTATCCGATGAGTTCGACAATACTACGAGCATTGCCTAAAAGAAAACTGCGAGAATAGGGGTAGGCAATCTGAACAAATAGGACGAAGAACTTCCAAGACAGCGGCCAGTCTGCTATTTTCCTGGGTTCTAAGATTTTAAGATACAGTAAGGTAAGATTTTAAGCTAAGCATCGTCGAAGAGCAGCTGGCGCACGTTGACTGGGGAGATATCTGCCGGGTCGCCGTCGAGGATGCGGCTGGCTATGAGCGCGTTGGCGGCGTCGCTGGGGTGGTAGGCGTCCCAGAACACGTACTTGGACCTGTCCGCGCAGTAGCTGGACGTGGGTCCGCATGGCGCCAGCCCGCCGAACCGCCCGCCCACGAAGCAGCACGCCGAGTCCGCCACCTCGAACCCTATCAACGCAACTGAGTCACACATTCCGTTTCTCCATTTCCATCccgcaaaaacaaaaaaacattcTGTTTCTCCATCTGATTATGCATATATGCTTGGAGTAGTACCGTTGGACTTGTAATTGGCGATGATGTCGGACACGATGCGGTAGACGTCGGCGTAGACGAAGCGCGAGCCGCCGAGGCCGGCGCCCAGCTCGCTCACCACGCCTCGCAGCTTGCGGTTGAAGGACTGGGCCAGCTGGTTCGGGAACTCGGCACACGCCCCGGCCCCGGCCCCGGCCCCGGTGGTCATGATGTCCCTCAGGTACGGGATGCAGCCGATCGGCCCCACGTTCACCACCACGATCTTACGGGCGTCCAGAAGGTACAGCCTCTGCGCGCAATCCGCAATGCATGCAACCGTGCAAACCCTAATTAATCACGACGAACTGAAGCTATTGATGCGCATGTGAGGAGCTGTGTGTGATGGCACGTACGATGAGCTGCTGCCGGTACTTGGCGATCATGCCGTTGATGAAGGCCTCCGGGGGCGTGGCGGCGCGCTCCGGCACGGAGAGGATGGGGACGAGGTAGTTGTTGATGAAGTCATTCGAGCCCATGGTGACCGAGAAGAGCGCGCCCCTCAGCCGGCTCACCGCTGCCACCTCCCCGCGCTGTGTCATCATGTCGCGCCGGTTCTTGGCGTAGTTGTCAATCTGCGCATCCAGGTTTATACGCCCACCCTGTCCAAATTTCACGATTTACAACTCGATAAAAATCTactcctccgtttttaaatataagtcttttaggaGGGTTCACTAGAGAGATTCATACGgatatatataaacatattttagagtatagattcattcatttttgcttcgtatgtaatcTTTTAGTGAAATATTTATAAAGAattatatttatgaacggagggagtatgtgctgCGACATGGATTTACTACAAGTCTCTATTAATTACTAGATCATGCACAAGGCAAGCCATCGGAGAAGGCCTCATGCCGAAGCAATGATCTCAGCTTACGCGGGACATGTTGATGAAAAGGAGAAACAAGAAGGATCTTGACACAAAAGGTGAGCAGTTTAGTAAGTGTACTGACGAAGATGCTCCCGGTCTGGTTCAGTATGCCCCCGCCGCCGGACGCGTAGTTGACGCCTCTGAACAGGACGTCGCCGGTGGTGTTTGGGTCCAGGTAGGGCGGCACAAACCCTCCTAGCCCTATCTCTTGCCCTGAAATGGCgccaattatttttcattttttttgggaaACAGATAAGAGAGACAGCCTGACAGTAAAATTCAGACAATGAGCGAAAAGTTGGTCACCTAGTATGTCGACGATGGTCCGGCCGTTGGTGTACCGGCCGGTGGGCTGGTGGCCGTCGAAATCGATGCCGTTGGGGGCATAGTTCGCCCGGGACAGCGTGGCGATGTAGTTATTGTTGCCGGCGTCGACGAGCGAGTCCCCGAAGACGTATGTTGCCGGCGGAACAGCAGCGGCGGCACCGGCGAACAGCGCGCCGATGCACGCCAATAGAGTCAAACGGGATGACATGTTTGATTGCAACTCGTGGGAAGCAATGTCACGCAAGGACTAGGAGTGGGAAAATCTCGAAAAAATACTACGGCGGTAGATAAGATCAGTCGTGACTCGTGAAGGCAATGTTGCAATGGAGGATGGCGAGGGAAGAGAACCGTTGCTTGTTTATATACCACTCCGCTGAGGCAGAATCCGATGAGCATATAATGGAGAAGAACCGACAAAGCCGTGATCAAGTGAGAAGGCCCGATTAGTGAGTTTGATTGCCAATTACTAGCCCGCAAATGACAAATCCCACGGACGAGGTTTGAAACAGAGAAGAAAGGGCAATAATAAACAAGAATAAACAAGGAGAGAAGATTGTGTGGTCCGTGAAGGTTGTCGCGGCAACACAACACATATAAAAACCTCACATGGCATTGTTTTTTGCATGAACCTTTGCACCTTGGCAAATGAATGGATACTCGTTTTTCAAGCCTCCGCGGCTACCCGTGAAACTTTTGGTACCGGAGAGGGAGACGAATCCGTGCGCACCGTATTTTGGGCAGGGTTCAGAGATCAGATCTTTGCAGTCGCGTGTCGTCAATCAATTCTACTCGTATTACTGTAGCGGACTAGCGGCTACAGTCCGTAGGTGCATTCATTACTCTTAGGACACAGGTTGCAGCTGCATTTACCTCTTCCCTCGGAACTCTAACGTGAACAGAGGCCGCCGCTACAGCGACCTCTGTTTTGCACACATCGTTGCCACTTAGGGTCACGGTATTCACTGCACCGTCATGGGGCTATTGGTCTTATGAATTCACACAAGATGCGCCGCGATAAATTGATGCGTGCCAGTGCAAGGTGAGCCTGGTTGGCAGGAAAGTATCGTCTGTTCTCGAGGGTTTTCCGTTTCCTCACAAAGGGTTGAGAAGTTGATGCACGACGTCGTACTGATAGAGACAATGTTGTTTCTGGATTCTGATGAGATGATGATTATCGTTTTTGGTGAAGTATACTTTGACGATCGGACTACGATCATGTGAGGgtatcgcgccttagcaatcactaAACAACTCTAAAAGATTATTGattacgccggagcacgatcaacctcacCAAGAGGGTCTGTTTCCTTCATGCAAACAAAGAACAAACAaaaaactaagattgcaatctggatattgcgaatttaagaggaaagctttattgatgaagattGGTTTCTGTGATGCCTTTGTCTGGttgtggaacacaaacgaagaacgcaaaGTTACAGCTATGGcgatgtaatctaaacaaaatccaagtctaaacggtgtcctaagggttgtatatatgagggaacggAAAGGAATTTTCATGACCCTTGAAGGAGGGGTCCAAAAACGACCCTAaactcgcccccccccccacacacacaaactCTAAAAACAACCTATAATATGGTGTTTCGAAATTGGATGGGCCTAGCTCAAAAATAAGGTGCCACATCACCTaaaaatagcctatggacgaaatttataaagtggcgccTTGAATATTTCGCCCAAGCCTCCATGCTCTCCTTACAGTtgcttcaaagtgcgaaaatcatcGGTGGAAGCTTCATTGTTCTTTccagcgcgtgcaccttcttatccatgcttgatcccgctccaacggatatccttcttgttcatgctaggtccttcattcataagtacaataaaagtatctaacttaggcatcatcatatgttcatgaacattagaaggattttcaAAAATGAAAGTATGtgataattcaattggcgtgcgcaaGCTCTAGTAACCGGTCCGATATGTATAGCATCTGGGGCTGTGGGTGtgacaatggtattgatgtcctcatcatcctccgcttcttgaactgaagtcgtcctcgagtGAAGCTCGTCTTGCTCACCTAAATATGACTTCAAatatgcaatgttaaaagtgggactaaccccaaaatttataggcagctcaagtctatatgcattatcatttattttctctaacaccttaaaAGGACCATCATCACGcgacattagctttgacttgcgcaaatcagtAAACCTATCCTTACACAAAtgtaaccaaacaagatctccaggtgcaaaaacaacatgttttctacccttatctccaacaAGTATATATTTAACATTcatacgctcaatgttttccttagttaactcatgcatcttcaatatcaaatcagcatgttctttagcatcaaaattaaccttctccgaagatggaagaggtaacaaatcaatacgtgcacgaggtaagaaaccatacacaacttcaaaagggcacatcttagtagtagaatacagcgaacgattataagcaaattcaatatgatgcaaacattcttcccacattttcacctttttcttcaaaacagccctaagcatactagacaaagatctattgactacttgagtttgtccatcagtttggggtgacatgtagtactaaaaagcaattttgtccccaacttagcccataaacatctccaaaagtggctaagaaatttagcatcacgatctgaaatAATTGTATTTgacacaccatgcaagcgaattatttcacgaaagaacaaatcatcCACATTAgtagcatcatcacttttatgacatggtataaagtgtgccatttttgaaaatctttccacgacaacaaatatgctatccctcccctcctttgttcgaggtaaacctaaaacaaagtccatagatatatatcCTACCAAGGAACAttaggtacaggcaaaggcatatataaatcatgaggattgagtcgtgacttatgttttttgacatgtcgtgcaacgagcaacaaaacgctcaacatcctgTCGCATCTTTGGCCGAAAGAAACGTGTAGCAAGTACATCCTCCGTCTTGTTTATGCCAAAGtttcccatcaatcctcctccatgcgcctcctgtaacaacaaaagaccaacggagctagctggaatgcatagcttgttagcacggaacaaaaatccatcatta includes:
- the LOC123446552 gene encoding GDSL esterase/lipase At4g16230-like isoform X2 — its product is MSSRLTLLACIGALFAGAAAAVPPATYVFGDSLVDAGNNNYIATLSRANYAPNGIDFDGHQPTGRYTNGRTIVDILGLGGFVPPYLDPNTTGDVLFRGVNYASGGGGILNQTGSIFGGRINLDAQIDNYAKNRRDMMTQRGEVAAVSRLRGALFSVTMGSNDFINNYLVPILSVPERAATPPEAFINGMIAKYRQQLIRLYLLDARKIVVVNVGPIGCIPYLRDIMTTGAGAGAGACAEFPNQLAQSFNRKLRGVVSELGAGLGGSRFVYADVYRIVSDIIANYKSNGFEVADSACCFVGGRFGGLAPCGPTSSYCADRSKYVFWDAYHPSDAANALIASRILDGDPADISPVNVRQLLFDDA
- the LOC123446552 gene encoding GDSL esterase/lipase At4g16230-like isoform X1; this encodes MSSRLTLLACIGALFAGAAAAVPPATYVFGDSLVDAGNNNYIATLSRANYAPNGIDFDGHQPTGRYTNGRTIVDILGQEIGLGGFVPPYLDPNTTGDVLFRGVNYASGGGGILNQTGSIFGGRINLDAQIDNYAKNRRDMMTQRGEVAAVSRLRGALFSVTMGSNDFINNYLVPILSVPERAATPPEAFINGMIAKYRQQLIRLYLLDARKIVVVNVGPIGCIPYLRDIMTTGAGAGAGACAEFPNQLAQSFNRKLRGVVSELGAGLGGSRFVYADVYRIVSDIIANYKSNGFEVADSACCFVGGRFGGLAPCGPTSSYCADRSKYVFWDAYHPSDAANALIASRILDGDPADISPVNVRQLLFDDA